A segment of the Vicinamibacterales bacterium genome:
GCGTGTAGAGGAACGCCAGGTAGTGATCGAGCGCCGCGAGGTCGAGCGCCGGCTCGACCGCGCCGGCGGCGAGCAGGGACTTGATCTCGCTGGCGAAATACAGGCGTCCGCCGCGCTCGGCGTAGTGCAGCGGCTTCTGCCCGGCGCGATCGCGCGCCAGCAGCAGCGTCCGATTGGGCTGATCCCACAGCGCGATGGCGAACATGCCGCGGAGGCGCCGGAAGGCGTCCTCACCCCACTCCTCGTAGGCGTGGACGATCGACTCGGTGTCGCTCGAGGTCGAGAACGCGTGCCCGAGCGCTTCCAGCTCGGCGCGCAGCTCGCGATAGTTGTAGATCTCGCCGTTGAACACGACCCGGATCGTCGAGGTCTCGTTGTGAATCGGCTGCCGGCCGCCGGCCAGATCGATGATGCTCAGCCGCCGCATGCCCAGCCCGAGACCCGGCTGCACGTGAATCCCCTCGTCGTCCGGCCCGCGGTGCCGGATGACTTCGCACATCCGGTGGACGAGGTTGAACTCCGCATCCAGCCGCACCGGCGCCACCGAGAGCCGCGGCGCGGCGCTGTCGGCGAATCCCGCTATTCCACACATGACGTCACCAGCTGTTCGATGCACGGCTGAGGCCAGGTTCCGCCTGGTTCAGCTTCGCCGCCGGACGGGAACCACAGGCGGACCTGGTGCCGGGTGTCGCCGGTCTGAAGCTGAAACCGGGTTTCCACCCAGCCGCGCTCCGGCGCCGGCGCCGCCAGGCGCGAGACTGCGACGGCCGCCGTGCCCGTCAGCACCGGGACGAACAGGGCGAGCACGCATTCGTCCCGGGCGGAGCGGCTGGCGCGGACCGCGACACCGCGCTCGATGCGTCCGTACGCCGGAGCGAACCCCCCCGGGTGTTCGACGACCCGCAGCTCGGCAGCGGTCGAGGCGAACGCGAAACGCCGTCCGCCGGTCCCGCGAAGATCGACGCGATCCCCCGTCACGGTCGGATGCCAGAGCGGATGCAGATGCCACCAGGCGTCTGCCGCGATCTCCCCCGGACCCGTGACGCGATCCACGATCAGCCAGCCGGTGCCGGCGATCGCCAGCACGGCGCGGACGTGGCGGAACGGCGCGTAGCCGTCGTGCGTGCCCGCGGCGAAATCGATCGCCGGTCCGCATCGCGCCACCAGCATTCGCGCATCGGCGCGCGTCTGCCAGTGAAACGGACCGCGCGGCACCGCCGGATCGCGCCCGCCGATCACCAGCGTGTTGTGCATGTGCGACGAACGGAACCGATCGCGCGCCGCGGGATCCATCGTGTAGGTGCCGGTGCCGGGATCGACGAACAGCGGCTCTCCGCCGACCGAGAGCACGATCGACAGCGCGTCGGCGTGCGCGTGGCCGCCGTTCAGGAATCCGTGCGGGCCGGCGTCGAACACCAGGTGACTGCCATCGGCCGCGCGCGACACGAAGTAGCCGCTGTCCGCCAGCAGGCGCGACGGCCAGGCGTCCGGAGCGAAGCGGCTCGCCACGCGGTCGGGCCGGCGTCCCAGGATCCAGTACTCCGCTTCACGCGGGCGGGTGACGGCCAGGGAGGAATCGTCGAGCAGCGCCGCCGCAACCCCCAGAGTGACCGCCGCGTTCGACGCCGGCTCGTCGCCGAACCGGAACAGCTGCCCTCCGTCGTCGTCGCCGAACCCGGGCAGGTTGCCGCGATCGTCGGCGATGGTCCGCAGAAAGATCGCCTGCCGCCGCGCCGCGGACTCGAACGCGGCCGCCGCCTGGTCGCCGGAGCCGCGCGCGACCGCCAGCGCGAGCAGATAGAAATCGGTGGAGTAGCGGTGGTAATGCGATGAGAGCTCGGCGTGCCCGCCGTCGGCCCGAATCTGCCGCGCGGCCTCGGTGCGCAGGATCTCTCGTCCCTGCGCGGCGCGCGCTTCGCTGCGCCCGAGTTCCGGCAGCGCCCGCGACACCGCGTAGAGCGCGAGCCCCTCGCCCGAGATGTGCGTGTTCGGACTGAAGTACGTGGACAGGTTCTGCTGCACGTGCGTCAGCTGCCGATCGAGCGACAGCAGCAGGTCGACGAGCCACGGCGTGCGGTCCGCCTCGGCGTCGTGACAGAAGAACTCGATCGCCCACGTCCAGGACATGGCGCGGAACGCGAGCTCCAGCATGCTCGCCCAGTTGACGCCGGCGAGCGGAGGATTCCCCCCGATCCAGCTCTCGATGTGCGCGATCGCGGCCTCGCGATATCGCCGTTCGCCGGTCAGCCAGTACGCTTCGCCGAGCGTCAGCAGGTACTGCTGGCGATTCAGCTCCCAGATGATCTTGTGGTCGCCGATCGCCGGGTCGAGGTACGGGACGCGAGTCCAATGCGCGAGCGGCGCGCGGCGGCCGTGGACGACGTCCGCGTGCCAGTCGGGCGGATTGCCCGCGGCGACGTCCTGGAACCCGAGGAGGTCATATCGCCCCGCGAGGATCCGGTCGGCGCGGCGCTGCGCCTCGGGAGCAGCGTGGGGAAAGTCCCGCTCGAGATCGTCGACGAGGTGCCGGCGCGCCGGGGCCTGGAGGGGCCAGCACGACACCCGTGACGCGAAATGCTGCGCCAGCGCCAGGTGCGCGCGAGTGAAGTCGCCGCGTCTGGCCGCGTCGACCGCTCGCTGGACGAGCGGACCGGCGCTTCGATCGAGGACCGCCGTGATCCGCGACCGGCTGAGGCGCGGGGGACTGACGGCGAACCGCAGCCGCCCGGCCGCCTTGCGCGCCTCGCAGGCGAGGCGGAAGCGCAACTCGCGGCCATCCATCGCTCGGAGCCGGGTGACCGCACCGAGCCGCGTCATGCGGTTGTGGCGGCGGGCAGCGCTTCGTGGCGCACCAACCGCCGATACAAGGCGAGCCACTGGCTGCGCACGGAGGACCACTGATACCTGGCGCAGGACGCGAACGCCGCGTCGGCCAGGCCTCGCGCCAGCGATGCATCGTCGAGGAGACGCACCATCGCGTCACCCGCCGCCTGGTAATCGCCGCACGGCACCATCAAGCCGTGGACGCCGTCGGTGAGGATCGCGGGCACGCCGCCGGCGCGCGTCGCCACCACGGCGCAGCCGCTGGCGAACGCTTCGAGCACGGACGTCGGCATGTTGTCGATGTTCGGCGTCTGCAGGTAGATGTCCGCCTCCGCGTAATGCCGCCAGATCTCGTCGGGCGGCACCCGTCCGGCAAACGTCACGTTGGCGAGCCGCAGCTCGTCGGCGAGCCGCCGGATGCGCGCCTCCTCGGAGCCGCCGCCCACCAGCGTCAGCGATGCGTCGGGATGGCGGTCCTGCAGGATCCGGAACGCCCGCAGCGTGCACGGCAGGTTGTACAGCGGTTCGAAGTTGCGCGTCGACAGCACGCGCGGGTGCAGCCGCTCGCGGCGGCGGAACCGGAAGCGCTCGACGTCCACGATGTTCGGGATGATCTCGGAACGGATGCCGAACCCGGCGAAGACGTCGTGCAGGAAGCGCGACGGGACGGCGTTCTGTTCGACGCTGCGCAGCGTCGCCCGCGCGATCGCCGATCGGCGCAGGTGATCGGGAGCCTCCCCGCTGCGATAGTTCATCACCACGGGCTTCCCGAGCAGGCGGGCCACGACCACGGCCGGCAGCGGCGCGAGCAGGAACGAGAAGTACGACGCCGAGAAGACGTGGACGACGTCGGCATGGCGCAGCTCTCTGACGAGCGAGGGCCAGTAGCAGAGCTGGGTTGCCGCGGTCCGCGCGTATCTGACCTTTGCGGTCCACCGGAGGCCGTACGGCGGCACCGGGTTGATCGGCACGAGCCAGGCGTGCACGTCGGGATCGTCACGCCACGCGCGCAGCAGCCGCGCGGCCTGCACCGCCTGGCCTCCCAGGATCCCCATCGACGGCGCGACGATCGCGATATTCAGGCGGGCGGCTGGCATCACCGGCCCTGCCGCAGTGCAAACCACACGCCCGGCGGGAAATTCTGTAGTGCGGCCCTACAGTGGGTAAGCGGTGCGCATGAGCCGGAAAGGCTCTGCCATAAAAAGTGTCATCGACTGCAACTCAGCAGTATTTGTAGTTTCGCAAAATGCCCAGTGTTTTGCTGTTGAGCTATGTAATTGCTGCAAACGGATGAGTTGTCATCGACTTTCCGGCTCAGTCAGGAAATCGTGCGCTGAACCATATCTCCTTTAAATTCAGCCATTTTCGAAGTTGGACACCCCTTTGCCTGTTGGTGCGGCGGCGGGAACGGCTCCGCCGCCATCCAACTAGGGATCAGCAATCCACGACGTCGTCGCGTTCCCCCACCGGGGCACGGGCGATGACCGTGTGCCGGCACACGCCGGGTGGAGGGAGATTCGTGTACTGCAAGGATCGCATGCGCGCCGCGGCGCGTTTTCCACTGTTCACGCCTGCCGGCTCCCCTCCGGCGCTGAATCTTTTTGTCGTCCAGTAGGTCGCCATCAGCCACCGAATCATCAGGATGTCTTTCACGATGATGCACTCGCGATCCGTACGCGCCGTCTTGTTCGGCGCCCTTCTCACCGCCGCGGCTGCGGTCCCCGCCGCCGCCCAGACGAACGCCGCCGGCGACATCGTCCTTCACGCGCAGCGCGCGACTGTCATGTCAGGGGCCTGGAGCCTGGTGAGCGACGGCAGCGCTGCCGGCGGATTCCGCCTGGCCAACCCCGACGCCGGACTCGGCAAGCTGACCACGCCGCTCGCGTCGCCGGTCAGCTACTTCGAGGTGAAGTTCACGCCGGAGGCCGGCCGCGCGTACCGGTTGTGGATCCGCAGCAAGGCGCAGAACGACACCTACACCAACGATTCCGTGTTCGTGCAGTTCAGCAGCAGCACGAACGCGTCGGGCAGCGCCGTGTACCGCATCGGCACCACGTCTGCGACGATGTACAGCCTCGAGGAAGGGCCCGGCAACGGCGTCCTCGGGTGGGGATGGCAGGACAACGGCTACGGCTACGGCGTGCTGGGCGAGGCGCTGTACTTCAGCGGCGCCCCCGAGACCATTCGCGTGCAGGCGCGCGAGGATGGCATCTCGATCGACCAGATCGTGCTCTCCCCGGTGACCTACGCGTCGAGCGCGCCCGGCGCGGGGAAGGCCGACACCACGATCCTCGCGGAGACGTCGTCGGGCTCCACCACCTCCACGGGCTCGACGTCGTACTCGTCGAGCGGCAGCGGCAGCTGGTCGTCGCTCGTGAACGCGACCGCCTCCGGGCTGACGCTGCGCAAGTCCGGCGGATGCGGCGAGTGCGCCGATGCCGGCGGCGTGATTCCGGTGCAGCAGGTCTCGGGGTCGTCGGTGTCGTTCTCCGTCGGTGCCGGCCAGCGGCTCGTGGTCGGGCTCAATCCTGACAGCAGCTCGAATACCAGCTACGCGCTGCGCTACGCCTTCAGCTTCAACGGCAGCAGCACCTACGAGATTCGCGAGGGCGGCACCTACCGCAGCGAAGGCAGCTTCAGCTCCTCGGACGTCTTCCGGCTGTCGATCGAAGGGACCGCGCTCAAGTACTACCGGAACAACGCGCTGGTCTATACCAGCCCCACGGCGGTGACCACGGCGCTGTTCGTCGACGCCTCGCTCATCAGCTCCGGCGCAACCGTGACGGTCACCTCGCTGGGGGGATCCGGCAGCACCACCACGAGCCCGACGCCGACCACCTCGTCGTCGATGACGTGGACCGCCGCGGTCAACGCGACGGCATCCGGCGGCACGCTCCGCAAGTCGGGCGGCTGCGGCGAGTGCAGCGACGCGGGCGCGATCGGCGCGCAGCAGTTCACCGCCGGCTCGGTGTCCTTCACCGTCGGCTACGGCCAGCGCATGGTGGTCGGACTCGGCACCGATACGAGCGCCAGCACCTACTACGGCATCGGCTACGCCTTCAGCTTCAACGGGACGAGCACGTGGGAGATCCGTGAGAGCGGCGCCTACCGCACGGAAGGCGCGTTCAGTTCGTCGGACGTCTTCTCCGTGTCGCTCGAGAGCGGACGGGTGAAGTACTACCGCAACGGGTCTCTGGTCTATACGAGCGGCGCGACCGTCTCGTCCGCGGTCGTCGTCGACGCGACGCTGATCACGTCGGGCGCGACGGTCAACGTGACGGCACTCTCGACGTCGGGCGCGACGACCACGCCAACCCCGGCTCCCGCTCCCGCTCCCGCTCCCGCGCCGGCGCCTGCCCCGACCGGGAAGACGCTGCGCGTGCTGCAGTGGAACCTGCACCACGGCGGCTACGGGACCGACGGCGTCTACGACACCAACCGCGTCGCGACCTGGATCGCTTACATGCAGCCGGACGTCGTGCTGCTCAACGAGATCGAAAAGTACACCGGGTGGGGGAACCAGGATCAGCCGGAGATCTACAAGAACCTGCTCCAGCAGAAGACCGGCAAGACCTGGTACTACATGTTCGCGCAGGAGTACGGCGACTGGAACTCGAACGGCAAGGGCAACATGATCCTGTCGACCTATCCAATCTCGTATACCGCGCGCTACGAGCTGGTTCGCAACTACGACCGCAGCATCGGCCTGGCGCAGATCTACGTCAACAACCGGCCGATCACGCTGATGAGCACCCACCTGGATCCGTACGATGCCTCGCTGCGCCTGGCGCAGGCCCAGGAGATCACGACCTGGGCGGCGCCGCAGCCGGAGAACCGGATTCTCGCCGGCGACATGAATGCGTGGCCCGATCAGGCGTCGATCCAGTACTTCAACACCTACTACTACGATTCATGGGCGGTTGCGGCCCAGAACGGCACGGCGACGGCGTTCTCGGGCAACAACGGCGAGACGAAGAACGGGCGTATCGACTACATCTTCTTCTCGAAGGGGTCGACCAGCACGCTGGTGGTGCAGTCGTCGCGCGTCTACGACACCCGTGACGCGAATGGCGTCATGCCGAGCGACCACCGGCCGGTGCTCACGCAGTTCGAGGTCCGGTAGGCCGGCGGCAGACGCCGCTCGACGAGCGGCAATTCGACGGAAACGAAAGGGGCAGGCTCTCGAGCCTGCCCTTTTTATTTTCCGCCGCGCGCTCGCCGCCCCGGATACTGCAGAAGTTGGAATGCGCTTTGCGGATAGTCGGCGCGTGCAGGGGACTGCGACTCCTGACATGAGGAGACGTCGGAACGGCTGGGCTGGCGGCGTGTGGATGCTGCCGAGGCCTAAACAGAGGAGTTTCAACGCCTTACGCGAAGGCTGCGGCATCGATCCGCCGTTGCGTTCGCGTGGGTTCCGCCGCGCCCCTGCCGGAAGACCGCTACCCCTGTAGGAAATCGAATCGCCACAGTACCCGAAATCCATATGTTCCGAGGACTCAAGCGACAGACGCTCCGGATTCTGCGGTGGACGGGGGCCGAGCAGCGGCTGCTCAACAGCAGGTGGCGCAATCAGCGGCTGCTCATCCTGGGGTATCACGGCATCGCCCGCCACGACGAGCACGAGTGGAATCCGGATCTCTACATGCCCATCGCGATGCTGGACGAGCGGCTGGAGGCACTGCGGCGCGCGCGCTGCAACGTGCTGCCGCTGGGGCAGGCCGTCGAGCGCCTGTACCGGAACGACCTGCCGGAGCGGAGCGTCGCGATCACGTTCGACGACGGGTTCTACGACTTCATGGTCGGGGCCTATCCGGTGCTGAAGAAGCACAACATGCCCGCCACGGTGTATCTGACCACGCTGCGCTGCACCCACGACGGCCCGGTGTTTCCGCCGACGACCTCGTACTTTCTGTGGAAGGCGCGCGGGCGCGTCGTCGAGGCGCCTGGCCTGATCGATCGTCCGCTGACGCTCGATCTGCGGACGCCGGAAGGGCGGGCCCGGGGCGTCACCGAGATCGTGAGCTACGCCGAGCGGCGGCACATGACCCCCGAACAGATGAACGAAGTGCTGCAGGATCTCGCGCGGCTGCTCGGCGTGAACTGGGCCGAGGTCCGCGCGCGGCGAACGCTGCACCTGATGAACCCCAACGAAGTCCGGGAGATGGCGGAGCTCGGGGTCGACTTCCAGCTGCACACGCACACCCACGCCTCGCCGACCACGAAGGGGGACTTCGTCCAGGAGATTGCGGTCAACCGCGAGATCATCACGAAGCTCACCGAGTCGGCGGCGGCCGTGCCGGTGCATTTCTGCTACCCGATGGGGATTTATCGCCAGCCGTACGTCCACTGGCTGGCCGAATCGAGGGTCTGCTCGGCGACCACCTGCGATCCGGGGCTGGCGACGCCCCGATCGAATCCGCTGCTGCTGCCGCGCTTCATCGATTCGACCAGCCAGACGCCGCTCGAGTTCGAGGGCTGGATCTCCGGGGCCGCGGCGTGGATGGCCCGGCCGCGCGGCTACACCACGGCATGACGGCGCACGGCTCATGAACACGTCTTCGATCGCCTATCACCAGGGGGAACTGCAGGTCGCGCTCGACCGGACGAATGCGCAGCGGCTGCTGCCCGACCCTGGAGAGGCCGCGCGAATGCTCGATATCGGCTGCGGCGCCGGCCAGACGATCGTCGGGTTACGTGCGGGGAGCCGCGCGGTCGGCGTCGACATCGACCTCGACGCGCTGCGCGTCGCGGCCCGCGGCCCGGTCGGCGAACCGCTGCGCGTCGCCGCCGCGCGAGGGGAACGGCTCCCGTTCGCCGGCGGGTCGTTCGACTATGTCTACTCGCGCGTGGCGCTGCCGTACATGGACATCCCGTGCGCGATCGCGGAGATGCACCGCGTGCTCCGTCCAGGCGGACGGCTGTGGCTCGCCCTGCATCCCGTCGACATCCCGGCGGAGCAGTTCCGCCGGGGCAATCTGAAAGGGAAAGTGTACGCCCTCTACACGATGTTGAACGGGGCCTGGTTCCACCTGACCGGGCGGACGATGACGCTCCCCGGCGGGATCTGCGAGTCGATTCAGACGCGCCGGGGGATGACGCTCGCGCTGACCCGCGCGGGATTCCACGGCATCGCCTTTCACCGCACGCGCGTGCACTTCACCGTCACGGCGGAGCGTTGAGATGGAGGCCGTCATGACGCGCCGCACGGCAGCGCGCGCCGAGGCCAGTCCGGCTGCCGTCACCTCGACGTCGTGCCTCAGCGATCTGGCGTCGCTCGAACGCGCGCTCGCCGATGGTCTGCTCGACGACTGGCGGCGCGTCGTCCAGGCGGATCCGCTCGCCAGCCTGTATCAGTCCCCCGGCTGGTGCATGGCGTGGTACCGCGCGTATCGCGACGACTACGCGCCCTTCGTCGTTGTCGTGCGGGTTGGCGGATCCCTCGTCGGCATCGTGCCGTTCGCGACGGATCGCAGGACCCGCGAGTTGATCTGGGCGAGCAATACGATGGCGGATTACCGCGACATCGTCGCGCTGCCCGGCCATCGTGCGACGGTCGTCGCCGAAGTGGTGCGCTGCTATCTGGAGGGGCACTTCGCGAATCCGCTGCAGCTCGGGTGGTGCGATCCGGCATCCGACACGCCGGCGCTCGCCGCCGCCGTGTGCCGGTCGCTGGGCCTGTCCTGTACGGTGCGCACGCACCCGTGCTGGCGCTGGTTTCCACCCGCGCCCGCGAAACCCAGCGCCCAGAAGTTCCTCAACTGGTACAAGCGCAACGGAACCGTCTCGTTCGACGTGATCGAGAGCGAGACCGGGTGGCAGCGCTTCCGCGAGGCCTACTACCGGCAGCACTCGCTGCGGCAGATCCAGGCCGGGCGGCAGACCTCGTTCGACGATGCGCGCAAGGCGGCGCTGTACGAGGCGCTGTTTCACTCGCCGGACGTGCAGTGTCACGTCACGGCGTTCTCGCTCGACGGCGAGATGCTCGCCGGCCACTTCGGCTACGTCTGGCGCGGGGTGCTGCTCCTCGGCCCGCCGTCGATCCGCCTCGAAGACGAACAGCGATCGCCGGCGGTGATCCTGCTGTCGTGGATCATCCAGAACGCCGAGCGTCTCGGGCTCGCCGGGTTCGACCTGACGATCGGCGACAGCGATTTCAAGAAGCGGCTCGGCAACCAGTGCGTCGAGCTGACGATGATCGAGATCCACCGCACCAGACGCGCCTACTACGCCCAGGCGGCGCGCGACGGCGCCGTCGCGCTCGCCAAGACCGCCTTCGAGCGGGTGGCCGGTCCTGGAACGTGGAAGACCAAGGTGAAGCCGGCGGCCGCGTATCTGTCGTACAAGCGCGAACGCATTGCCGAAATGGGCGTCCTCGCAGCGCTGCGGGTCGCGGCGCGGGCGCTGCGGTCGCGCGTGTACGACCGGCGCGACGGCCTCGTCTACGCCATGACGGCCGAGCAGCTTCGTCCGGTGCAGCCGCGGCTCTCCGAGGGGGAGACCTTCGAGGTGCACGACAACCGGGTCGGCGACCTCCTGCTGTGGAACGGCGAATCGCCCAGCACCGCAAGCCTGCTGACGCACTGCGCGAGGATCTATTCCCGCGGCTTGAACGCCGGCCGGACGTTCCACACCATCGTCGTGAGCGGCAGGCTCGCCGGCTGGGGCTACTCGTACATGCCGTCCGAGCCGGCGCAACTCACCGAAACGCCGGGCGCGACGCTGGAGTTCGAGCCCGGCGCCGCCTCGCTGTACGATTTCCACGTGCTGCCGGACTTCCGCGGCCGCCGACTTTACCAGGCGCTGCTCACCGACATCCTGCGCAAGCGCTTCGCCGCGGGCGCGACCCGCGCCTACATCACGGTGCTCGAGTCCAACGCGGCGTCGCGAGCGGCGATCGAGCGGGTCGGGTTTCAGGCGATCCGCCGCAACTGCTACCGCCGCCTCTTCAGACGGCAATCACTCTCGACGCGCCCGGCATCCGTGCCAGCAGCTGCCGCCGCGACGGCGAGTCCAGCACGGTGAAGAACGCGACCGCGAAATAGACGAGCGCGACGATCGCGGCGGCGGCGATCAATTCCGTCCACGATCGTCCCGGCAGCAGCCCGAATCGCAGGACTGCGGCGGCGGCGGCCGCAGGCACCGCGGCGGCCAGCGGCCGCAGGTAGATCGATTCCAGGTAACGGCGGATCGACAGGCCGTTCACGCGGCACATGAGAACGGCGAGATACACGCCGCGGTTCAGCAGCAATGCCGCCGCGACCACGCAGGCGGCGCCGAACGCGCCGAAGCGCGGCACCACCACGCACAGCGCGGCGATCGACGCGGTCACTTCCACCACGAACGCCCGCGCATAGGGGCCGTGCCGGGCCTGCCCGATCAGCACCGCGCCGGAGTTGAACTGCGCCGCAATCGCGAACAGGAACGGCACGACCAGCACCGGCATCAGCGCGCTGCTGCCGGCGGCGACCTCCGGCCCGGCCCAGGCGGTCAGCAGCGGCGCGGCGTAGAAGAGAAGAAAGATGGCCGCCGGCATGAACAACGCCAGGCAGTTGCGGTTGGTGACGATCGCCATCCTCCAGACGTTCTGCGCGTCGTGCCTGGCGTCGAGCTCCGCCGTGACCGACGCGGTGATCTGGCCCACCTTGGCGACCGCCTCCGTGGTGTACATCAACAACCGCCAGGGGAACGCAAAGAACGCGACGTCGCTCGGCCCGCGCAGGTAGCCGAGAACGGTCGTCGGCGACTGGATCGACAACAGGTTCGCCGCCGCCATCACCGACGAGTGCTTCCCGTAGCTGATCATCCCGCCGAACGCCTCCCGCCGGACGAGCGCGGGGGACATCCGGAATCCGGGGAACACGCGTTTGAGGCTGGCGAGATTCCACAGATCCTCGGCCGTCTGCACCACCAGCACCAGGTAGCCGAGCGCGACGAGGCCGTAGCCCGCCAGAAGGAGCGCGATCGATCCGCCGGCGCGTGCGGCGAGGGCGGCGATATAGGCGTGGTTGATCGCGTCGAACCGCTGATACGCTTCGAGGGCGGCGGTCACCGGCGAGAAGATCAGCCGCATCGAGATCGACAAGGCGATGATCACCATCAGCGTGCGGGCGTCGGCCTGCAGCGCCGCGTCGATGTTGAAGACGTGCATTGCCGCGTCCCGTCCCGCGAACGCAGCCGCGCAGCACGCCGCAGACATCAGCAGGAAGTAGACGATGGCGGTCGAGACGGTTTCGTTGACCTTCGCCGTGTCGCCCGTCGCCTGGTGCCGCGCGACGCGGTTGATGACCGCCGACCTCAGCCCGAAGTCCAGCAGCCGGAGATAGTCCATCGTCGAGAAGAGCAGCACCCAGACGCCATACCGCGCGACGCCCAGCTTCTGAACGAGGATCGCCGACAGGAAGAGCCCGAGGACGACGTTGACGAGCACGCCCGCCCAGCTCCAGATGACGTTGGCGATG
Coding sequences within it:
- a CDS encoding oligosaccharide flippase family protein codes for the protein MTGTRRFIANVIWSWAGVLVNVVLGLFLSAILVQKLGVARYGVWVLLFSTMDYLRLLDFGLRSAVINRVARHQATGDTAKVNETVSTAIVYFLLMSAACCAAAFAGRDAAMHVFNIDAALQADARTLMVIIALSISMRLIFSPVTAALEAYQRFDAINHAYIAALAARAGGSIALLLAGYGLVALGYLVLVVQTAEDLWNLASLKRVFPGFRMSPALVRREAFGGMISYGKHSSVMAAANLLSIQSPTTVLGYLRGPSDVAFFAFPWRLLMYTTEAVAKVGQITASVTAELDARHDAQNVWRMAIVTNRNCLALFMPAAIFLLFYAAPLLTAWAGPEVAAGSSALMPVLVVPFLFAIAAQFNSGAVLIGQARHGPYARAFVVEVTASIAALCVVVPRFGAFGAACVVAAALLLNRGVYLAVLMCRVNGLSIRRYLESIYLRPLAAAVPAAAAAAVLRFGLLPGRSWTELIAAAAIVALVYFAVAFFTVLDSPSRRQLLARMPGASRVIAV